One Denticeps clupeoides chromosome 3, fDenClu1.1, whole genome shotgun sequence DNA window includes the following coding sequences:
- the LOC114787173 gene encoding titin-like, giving the protein MIFLLYLESGTALEQQMHILQALSMYFVGLFILFGMALLCAPGVVGQYGWGMFYNSKGICAMKGTAVVMTCSYVHPRNYRILSVFWFTPKQKENWFDKDEPEDLLLDSDYAGRVVYIKTDYLKLTITDVRERDSGKYYCMVVSDKGNFSDSSGLALKVTVPEVKVDPYPWNLDVKSIKLNCSISCSFKTFKWYKNGQYFTQTYIPDNPVIEIQRNEDEGSYACAVAAQDGLLSSARCVFTEQCWGVTHAAMRVCALKGSSIDLSCTYTFPPNHTLNSSLWYIQWDKSANVKDLRLHEEYLGRVDYLGTKVRESIMRITDVKDSDTNEYRFSILTHEGGSFHSKPGVILNVTELEVKVSPDSVREGQRVTLTCSATCTLSNNPTYIWYKNRQPVSDKHTTRDNRLYLNSCSREDEGSYSCAVRGHEGRPSPEVPLRFAYYPKRTLVLISHFMKSVTLTCTSDVSPPVHTYTWYKLNGAETSQVGSGQNYSLTNISSESNAQYFCEAKNDVGARNSTAVSITGTNTKTYTAIIYGSIGTITVLAAVLVTGVLWMRKRTSCEPRGTNGLWKAVSNAQHYGLCVDVFIRYKYLQKMCLLPVWITFVVMLSGALGQYDWKLDYQISPRCALKTRSAVLTCSYRHPTDQQVVSVFWYNPTKKDKWFKKDEPEDLVLDSEYAGRVMYSTKEKQLILTITDLRERDSGKYHCMIMSDKRTYTDSNGDILHVSDVYMKSDPVTWNTEDQSATLTCNTICSTNKLFNWYKNGQYMKQSEDSVELSGKSDEASYFCSVASFDDIRSTAQCVLTERCWTTVYADMRVCALRGSSVDLSCTYTYPSNYIIQPGFWFIEWDNNNDFVSLLQNEQYKDRASYLGNKEKEAILRITNLIDSDSRQYRFRLLTETKNYNGKPGVQLNVTGLQVKVSPGSVREGQRVTLTCSTTCTLSNNPTYIWYKNRQPVSDKHTTRDNRLYLNSCSREDAGSYSCAVRGHEGRPSPEVPLRVECPPQNTLVLIISSPGTSSATLLCTSDASPPVHNYTWYKLHGAETSQIGSGQNYSITNISTEDNAQYFCEAKNDVGARNSTAVSLTGPGEHWKNIGLYVGLTVLVVVAASCALLWIMRKKKRNKDGDLLSPKNTNMDHCINTAIDMTPEPVQKNDTANEDIIQYSSIRVNALPEPHINSSTQVLYSTLKI; this is encoded by the exons ATGATCTTCCTGCTTTATCTGGAAAGTGGCACAGCACTCGAGCAGCAAATGCATATCCTTCAGGCA CTCAGCATGTACTTTGTGGGCCTGTTCATCCTTTTTGGAATGGCTTTGCTGTGTGCCCCAG gtGTTGTGGGTCAGTACGGATGGGGCATGTTTTACAACTCTAAAGGCATCTGTGCCATGAAGGGCACAGCAGTGGTCATGACCTGTTCTTATGTACATCCCAGGAACTACAGAATTCTTTCAGTTTTCTGGTTCACTCCCAAACAAAAAGAGAATTGGTTTGATAAAGATGAACCCGAAGACCTGCTCCTCGACTCAGATTATGCAGGGCGTGTGGTGTACATTAAAACGGATTACCTCAAATTGACCATAACAGACGTGAGAGAAAGGGACTCTGGCAAATACTACTGTATGGTGGTTTCTGACAAAGGGAATTTCTCCGACTCCTCTGGACTCGCCCTAAAAGTGACAG TTCCTGAAGTGAAAGTTGATCCGTATCCATGGAACCTAGACGTTAAATCAATAAAACTCAACTGCAGCATCTCCTGCAGTTTTAAGACCTTCAAATGGTACAAGAATGGAcaatatttcacacagacatacatCCCAGACAACCCTGTGATAGAAATACAGAGGAATGAAGACGAAGGTAGTTATGCCTGTGCGGTAGCTGCCCAAGACGGTCTCCTTTCATCTGCACGGT gtgtttttaCTGAACAATGCTGGGGTGTTACTCATGCTGCTATGAGGGTCTGTGCATTGAAGGGCTCATCCATCGACCTCTCTTGTACTTACACATTTCCCCCGAACCATACATTAAATTCTTCTCTATGGTATATTCAGTGGGATAAATCAGCAAATGTTAAAGACCTGCGCCTGCATGAGGAGTATCTTGGTCGTGTGGATTATCTAGGTACAAAAGTAAGGGAGAGTATTATGAGAATAACGGATGTAAAGGACAGTGACACAAATGAATATCGATTTAGTATTTTAACACATGAAGGAGGAAGCTTTCATTCCAAACCAGGAGTCATTCTTAATGTTACAG AACTGGAGGTGAAGGTGTCTCCTGATTCTGTAAGGGAGGGACAGAGAGTAACTCTGAcctgcagcgccacctgcaCTCTGAGTAACAACCCCACCTACATCTGGTACAAGAACCGACAGCCTGTGTCAGACAAACACACGACCCGAGACAACCGGCTGTACCTGAACTCGTGCAGCAGGGAGGATGAAGGCAGCTACTCCTGTGCTGTAAGAGGACATGAGGGCCGTCCTTCACCTGAAGTCCCTCTCAGATTTGCAT ATTACCCAAAGAGAACTTTGGTGTTAATCAGTCACTTTATGAAGTCAGTGACTCTAACCTGCACCAGTGATGTCAGCCCACCAGTACACACCTACACCTGGTATAAGCTGAACGGTGCTGAAACATCACAGGTAGGATCAGGACAGAATTACAGCCTCACTAACATCAGCAGTGAGAGCAATGCACAGTATTTCTGTGAAGCAAAGAATGACGTGGGAGCCCGGAATTCCACTGCTGTGTCAATTACAGGAACAA ATACAAAAACATATACAGCAATTATATATGGATCGATAGGAACCATAACAGTTTTGGCTGCTGTGCTGGTTACTGGTGTTCTCTGGATGCG aaagaGGACATCTTGTGAGCCTAGAGGAACCAATGGTCTGTGGAAGGCAGTGTCCAATGCACAACA TTATGGACTGTGTGTGGATGTTTTCATCAG gtataaat ATTTGCAAAAAATGTGCTTACTTCCAGTGTGGATCACTTTTGTGGTGATGCTTTCAG GTGCTCTGGGTCAGTATGATTGGAAACTGGACTACCAGATCTCACCCAGATGTGCTTTAAAGACAAGATCAGCAGTCCTGACCTGTTCCTATAGACATCCCACTGACCAGCAAGTAGTTTCAGTGTTCTGGTACAACCCAACAAAGAAAGATAAATGGTTTAAGAAGGATGAACCTGAAGATCTGGTCCTAGACTCAGAATATGCTGGCCGTGTGATGTACagtacaaaagaaaaacaattaatACTGACTATAACAGACCTGAGAGAAAGGGACTCTGGAAAATATCACTGCATGATCATGTCAGACAAGAGGACTTATACTGACTCAAATGGAGATATTCTACATGTTTCAG ATGTATATATGAAAAGTGACCCTGTAACATGGAATACAGAAGATCAGTCAGCAACACTCACCTGTAACACCATCTGTAGCACTAATAAGCTATTCAACTGGTACAAGAACGGACAATATATGAAACAGTCTGAAGACTCAGTAGAGTTGTCTGGAAAATCTGACGAAGCTTCATATTTCTGTTCTGTGGCATCCTTTGATGATATTCGTTCTACTGCACAGT GTGTTCTTACTGAACGATGCTGGACTACTGTTTATGCTGATATGCGGGTCTGTGCATTGAGGGGCTCGTCGGTGGATCTGTCCTGTACTTATACATATCCCAGTAATTACATCATCCAACCTGGATTCTGGTTCATCGAATGGGACAATAACAATGATTTTGTAAGCCTGTTACAAAATGAACAGTATAAAGATCGTGCAAGTTATTTGGGGAATAAAGAGAAAGAGGCGATTCTGAGAATAACAAATCTGATAGATAGTGACTCCAGACAATATCGCTTCAGACTTTTAACAGAAACGAAAAATTACAACGGTAAACCTGGAGTTCAACTTAATGTAACAG GTCTGCAGGTGAAGGTGTCTCCTGGTTCTGTAAGGGAGGGACAGAGAGTAACTCTGACCTGCAGCACCACCTGCACTCTGAGTAACAACCCCACCTACATCTGGTACAAGAACCGACAGCCTGTGTCAGACAAACACACGACCCGAGACAACCGGCTGTACCTGAACTCATGCAGCAGGGAGGATGCAGGCAGCTACTCCTGTGCTGTAAGAGGACATGAGGGCCGTCCTTCACCTGAAGTCCCTCTCAGAGTTGAAT GTCCTCCACAAAACACTTTAGTGTTAATCATCTCTTCTCCCGGGACCAGTTCAGCAACCCTTTTATGTACCAGTGATGCCAGCCCACCTGTACACAACTACACCTGGTATAAGCTGCATGGAGCTGAAACATCACAGATAGGATCAGGACAGAATTACAGCATCACTAACATCAGCACTGAGGACAACGCACAGTATTTCTGTGAAGCAAAGAATGACGTGGGAGCACGGAATTCCACTGCTGTATCATTGACAGGACCAG GGGAACATTGGAAGAACATTGGTTTATATGTTGGGCTTACAGTTTTGGTAGTTGTGGCAGCGTCTTGTGCTCTTCTATGGATAATGCG caagaaaaaaaggaacaaagatGGAGATCTACTGAGCCCAAAGAACACAAATATG GATCACTGCATAAACACAGCCATCGACATGACCCCTGAGCCAGTTCAGAAGAATGACACAGCCAATGAAGACATCATTCAGTACTCTAGCATACGAGTCAATGCTTTACCTGAGCCACATATTAATTCTTCTACTCAGGTTCTTTACTCAACTCTGAAAATTTGA
- the LOC114786436 gene encoding proteinase-activated receptor 2-like has product MGSCLWLILLSCAILINAEDANVTNFESLSNTSRSVLESPLTTVFLPIVYIIVFSIGLPTNAMAIWVFLFRTKQKSPASIFMANLAMSDILFIIWLPLKIAYHFNGNDWIFGEQLCRVLIVFFYGNMYCSTAFIACISVQRYWAVVHPLSKYNWSNRLAIGVCLTVWVVVWTSSTPLYLYSHTVTEVNLNITTCHDIVKRQQAEISASYFYTMWVMGYLIPSVVCTVAYFLMLRSLRKTIRDDPASQKRHKVVFLVVIVFVMFMVCFTPSNIMLLVYYSNLLSLKKRYGYPFYITTLCLASLNSCMDPFVYYFITDEFRNHVKNTLLCRSERTVRRMNLNFQKDDKGDGNTTVF; this is encoded by the coding sequence atgcaAATGTCACAAATTTCGAGAGCTTGTCCAACACGTCAAGAAGTGTTCTGGAAAGCCCACTGACCACTGTATTTCTCCCCATTGTCTACATCATTGTCTTTTCTATCGGCTTGCCCACCAATGCCATGGCCATCTGGGTATTCCTGTTCAGAACCAAGCAGAAAAGCCCAGCTTCTATATTTATGGCAAACCTGGCCATGTCTGACATCCTTTTCATCATCTGGCTCCCTCTGAAGATCGCCTACCATTTCAACGGGAACGACTGGATTTTCGGAGAACAACTGTGCAGAGTGTTGATTGTCTTCTTCTACGGCAACATGTACTGCTCTACTGCTTTTATTGCCTGTATCAGCGTACAGAGGTACTGGGCAGTGGTTCATCCATTGTCCAAGTATAACTGGAGCAACAGGCTTGCCATTGGAGTGTGTTTAACTGTATGGGTAGTAGTCTGGaccagctccaccccactctaCCTTTATAGCCACACAGTTACTGAAGTCAACCTCAACATTACTACCTGTCATGATATTGTCAAGAGACAACAAGCAGAAATTTCAGCCAGTTACTTTTATACCATGTGGGTAATGGGATATTTAATCCCTTCGGTTGTTTGCACTGTGGCATATTTCTTAATGCTGCGGTCACTCAGAAAGACTATCAGAGATGACCCTGCCAGCCAGAAGCGGCATAAAGTTGTGTTCCTGGTTGTGATCGTTTTTGTTATGTTCATGGTGTGTTTTACACCCAGCAACATCATGTTGCTGGTTTACTACTCAAACCTATTGTCACTCAAAAAAAGGTACGGTTATCCGTTTTACATCACCACATTGTGCCTGGCCAGCCTGAACAGCTGTATGGATCCATTTGTTTACTACTTCATCACGGACGAGTTCAGGAACCATGTGAAAAACACACTGTTGTGTCGCAGTGAGCGCACTGTCCGGAGGATGAATCTAAACTTTCAGAAAGATGACAAAGGTGACGGCAACACTACTGTTTTTTGA